Part of the Bacilli bacterium PM5-9 genome is shown below.
TTATTTTGAATAATAGTAAAAACATTAATAAAGAAATAAATTTAAAACGATTCTATGATTACTTAAATTTTTCTAATTCAAAAGTATTAGTGGTAAATGAAGCTGAATTAAAAAAAGCACTTGCTAAAACAGTTTATACAAAAATGATTGCCTTCAACAATGAATTTGATTTTTTAAAGGGATTAAATATTGTAAATGAAAGTTTATCTGATGAAAATGTTTTACAGTTTAGAAACATTAGAAATAAATCTGTTTTATTATTGAGTAATAATCAAGATAAATTATCCATTTTATTAAATGTTTTAAAACTAAAAACAAATTATTTAGTTGATGATTTTTCGATTTTTAAAGAAGTAAATAATAATAGTAATTCTTTAATAAATAATCAATTAAGCATTTTAGATAAAATATATCAATCATGTCAAAACAGTAGGTATTATATTATTGGAAATGAATACTTATCATTTAAACAAGATAGTGATATTAGTGATTTAAAAAATGGCTTAGTAAATATTAAAGAATATTTAGATTTATTTGATTTAGTTTATGTTATTAATTTTGAGGATAATAGTGAAGTTAGCAAACAATTAGCTATGAGAAACTCTAAAATAATTAAATTAGCAAAAGAAAAACATTATGCTTTAGATGGTGAAGATATATTAGCTTTAGCAACTCAAATTATTGAAAATATGGAGGATATAAAAAAATGAAAATAAAATTAGTTTTTGATAGTACAATTGTACTTAATGCAGAAGAAGCAAAGAAATATAATGTGGCAATTACTCCTTTTATTATTAATGATAATGGTAAAATTTACCATGATAATGTTGATATAAAACCAATGGATTTTTATGGTTTGTGGGAAAAGAATAATCGAATTTTAACATCGCAACCAAATATTGGTGAAACAACAGAATTATTTAATGAAATCTTAAAAGAATATGATCATATTATATATTTTACTATTCCAGAAGTATTGTCAGGAACATATGCTACTGGTAAGATGATTGCCCAGGAAATTGGTGAATCAAAAATAAGTGTTGTTGATGCTGGAACAGGTGTTGGAGCTTTTAGAGTAATGGCAGAAGTTGGAAATAAGATGATTGAAGAAGGAAAAAGCGTAGAAGAAATTATTGAACATCTTGAAAAAGCAAAAGATAATTCTCTATTATTTGTTTTACCAGCTAATATGGATGGATTAAAAGCAGGTGGTAGAGTTAATAATATTACAGCCTCTATCTTTGGAATGATTAAATTAAAAATAGGATTATATCTTGCGAAAAGTGGTTATATTGAAAAATATGAAATCTCAAGAACGGATTCTAAAATGATTTCTCGTATCATAAGTAAAGTTAAACAAGATATTGGTAGTGATGATTTAATTATTTATTTAATCTATACTGATGATAAATCACTATTAGATACACCAACTGAAACAATAAAAAAAGAGTTTCCAAATTCACAATTTGAATATATGGAATTATCACCTACTTTAGGTGCTCATACAGGACCAAAAACAATTTCGTTTCATTTTTGTAAAAAGCATTGGTAATTCAATGCTTTTTATATTATAATAAGTAAATGGAGGTTGGTAAGATGAAGTTATTTATTGATAGTGCCAATGTAGATGAAATTAAAGAAGCAAGTGAATTAGGGTGTGTGTGTGGTGTAACAACCAATCCAAGTTTAATTGCTAAAGAAGGAAAAGATTTCAAAGAGGTAGTCAAAGAAATTACAAAATTAGTTGATGGACCAATTTCGGCTGAACCAATTAGTTTAGAAGCTAACAAAATGGTTGAAGAAGCAATGGAGCTTATTGAAATTGATGATAATATTGTTATTAAGTTACCAATAACTGAAGAGGGATTAAAAGCATGCCGTATTTTAAGTGATAAAGGAATTAAAGTTAATGTCACATTAATATTTAGTGCTAATCAAGCTTTAATGGCAGCACGCTCTGGAGCAGCATATGTTAGTCCATTTGTTGGTAGAATTGATGATATTAATCATGATGGTGTTCAATTAATCGAAGATATTAGTGATATCTTTTCAATGCATGGTATTGAGACAGAGATTATTGCTGCAAGTATTAGAACTGCAATGCATGTTAGTAAATGCGCATTAGCTGGAGCAGATATTGCAACAATACCATATAAAGT
Proteins encoded:
- a CDS encoding transcriptional regulator with XRE-family HTH domain (product_source=COG1396; cath_funfam=1.10.260.40; cog=COG1396; pfam=PF01381; smart=SM00530; superfamily=47413,51011,55753), which gives rise to MKNFQYIKDALEKQGKSVSWLAKETGVSKGYVSKLLNNKVTEPGSAKIQAIHQVLNIIEEPLEYEKNAYLIDVNSLSIEKYIYVATKCINSSYDIFILNNSKNINKEINLKRFYDYLNFSNSKVLVVNEAELKKALAKTVYTKMIAFNNEFDFLKGLNIVNESLSDENVLQFRNIRNKSVLLLSNNQDKLSILLNVLKLKTNYLVDDFSIFKEVNNNSNSLINNQLSILDKIYQSCQNSRYYIIGNEYLSFKQDSDISDLKNGLVNIKEYLDLFDLVYVINFEDNSEVSKQLAMRNSKIIKLAKEKHYALDGEDILALATQIIENMEDIKK
- a CDS encoding DegV family protein with EDD domain (product_source=TIGR00762; cath_funfam=3.30.1180.10,3.40.50.10170; cog=COG1307; pfam=PF02645; superfamily=82549; tigrfam=TIGR00762) codes for the protein MKIKLVFDSTIVLNAEEAKKYNVAITPFIINDNGKIYHDNVDIKPMDFYGLWEKNNRILTSQPNIGETTELFNEILKEYDHIIYFTIPEVLSGTYATGKMIAQEIGESKISVVDAGTGVGAFRVMAEVGNKMIEEGKSVEEIIEHLEKAKDNSLLFVLPANMDGLKAGGRVNNITASIFGMIKLKIGLYLAKSGYIEKYEISRTDSKMISRIISKVKQDIGSDDLIIYLIYTDDKSLLDTPTETIKKEFPNSQFEYMELSPTLGAHTGPKTISFHFCKKHW
- a CDS encoding transaldolase (product_source=KO:K00616; cath_funfam=3.20.20.70; cog=COG0176; ko=KO:K00616; pfam=PF00923; superfamily=51569; tigrfam=TIGR00875), producing MKLFIDSANVDEIKEASELGCVCGVTTNPSLIAKEGKDFKEVVKEITKLVDGPISAEPISLEANKMVEEAMELIEIDDNIVIKLPITEEGLKACRILSDKGIKVNVTLIFSANQALMAARSGAAYVSPFVGRIDDINHDGVQLIEDISDIFSMHGIETEIIAASIRTAMHVSKCALAGADIATIPYKVIKAMFNHPLTDKGIENFKSDWEKAFDK